A genomic region of Pseudochaenichthys georgianus chromosome 12, fPseGeo1.2, whole genome shotgun sequence contains the following coding sequences:
- the LOC117456504 gene encoding lysosome membrane protein 2-like isoform X1: MARRSCTLYAVGVICGTLLLVGIGLVVSQVFRTFMHNRLKKEIVLVEGSRVFESWKSPPPPVYMEYFFFNVTNVNEFLERGAKPVVKQIGPYTYREYRTKDNVSMVENGEKVSAYNTKSFVFLREKSVGDPAVDNITTVNIPAWAVMNELKGSFWKASMVSVWMNSIGSGLFTSRTVDELLWGYDDPLLARIATLKDVETVFGLMYKKNGSHSGEFVYHTGEKNYMDYGHVETWKGQRQLDFWTSNQSNSINGSDGSAFHPFLDKNERIYIFTSDLCRSIYMEFEKDVEVKGIPAYRFTPPRSVLASKEENPANEGFCVTPKECLGTGLLKVSPCRKGAPVVASFPHFYLGEEKYVAAIEGMSPKREHHQTYLDLNPTTGVIVRANKRAQINILLSKIAGFPKTRSLNDTIFPVMFINETVVIDDASAARVHKLLLIVTLVSNFPLLIVGLGAIMLAIFIILLYRARKQKNEVKRTVFTKPLYATSNEEDTSYSAVSDKEKEDPQNGTYIGLTAKSEPQE; the protein is encoded by the exons ATGGCCAGACGCTCCTGCACGCTTTATGCGGTCGGGGTGATATGCGGCACCCTGCTGTTGGTCGGGATTGGTTTAGTAGTGAGCCAAGTTTTCCGCACCTTCATGCACAACCGCCTCAAAAAG GAGATTGTTTTGGTAGAGGGAAGCCGTGTGTTTGAGTCATGGAAATCCCCTCCCCCACCTGTCTACATGGAGTACTTTTTCTTCAATGTGACCAATGTGAACGAGTTCCTCGAAAGGGGGGCCAAGCCAGTGGTCAAGCAGATTGGACCCTACACATACAG GGAGTACAGGACTAAGGACAACGTCAGCATGGTGGAAAATGGTGAGAAGGTGTCCGCATACAACACCAAGAGCTTTGTGTTCTTGAGGGAGAAGTCTGTGGGCGACCCAGCTGTGGATAACATCACCACTGTCAACATCCCTGCTTGG GCTGTGATGAACGAGTTGAAAGGGAGTTTCTGGAAGGCATCGATGGTGTCCGTCTGGATGAACTCTATTGGGAGTGGTCTGTTCACCTCTCGCACTGTAGATGAATTGCTGTGGGGTTATGATGATCCCTTGCTGGCCCGCATCGCTACCCTCAAAGATGTAGAGACGGTCTTTGGCCTCATGTACAAG AAAAATGGAAGTCACAGCGGGGAATTTGTATACCACACTGGGGAGAAGAACTACATGGATTATGGCCACGTTGAAACATGGAAAGGCCAAAG ACAGCTGGACTTCTGGACGTCTaaccaaagcaacagcatcaatGGATCCGATGGAAGTGCTTTCCACCCCTTTCTGGATAAAAATGAACGCATTTACATCTTCACCTCAGACCTCTGCAG GTCGATCTACATGGAGTTTGAGAAAGATGTGGAGGTGAAAGGAATCCCGGCGTACCGCTTCACTCCACCACGCTCTGTTTTGGCCAGCAAAGAGGAGAACCCCGCCAACGAGGGTTTCTGCGTCACCCCAAAGGAGTGCCTGGGAACCGGCCTCCTTAAAGTCAGTCCCTGTCGTAAAG GCGCCCCAGTAGTCGCATCCTTTCCTCATTTTTACCTGGGAGAGGAGAAATACGTGGCTGCCATCGAAGGAATGTCTCCTAAAAGAGAGCATCACCAAACGTACCTAGACCTCAACCCG ACCACTGGAGTGATTGTACGTGCAAACAAGAGGGCGCAGATTAACATCCTGCTTAGCAAAATCGCTGGATTCCC AAAAACTAGAAGCCTGAATGACACAATCTTTCCCGTCATGTTCATCAATGAG ACTGTGGTGATTGATGATGCGTCTGCGGCCCGAGTACACAAGCTGCTGCTGATCGTCACTCTGGTGTCCAACTTCCCGCTCCTCATCGTGGGACTGGGGGCCATCATGCTCGCAATTTTCATCATCCTCCTGTACAGAGCCCGCAAACAGAAG AATGAAGTAAAGCGCACTGTGTTTACCAAGCCGCTCTATGCT ACATCCAATGAAG
- the LOC117456504 gene encoding lysosome membrane protein 2-like isoform X2: protein MARRSCTLYAVGVICGTLLLVGIGLVVSQVFRTFMHNRLKKEIVLVEGSRVFESWKSPPPPVYMEYFFFNVTNVNEFLERGAKPVVKQIGPYTYREYRTKDNVSMVENGEKVSAYNTKSFVFLREKSVGDPAVDNITTVNIPAWAVMNELKGSFWKASMVSVWMNSIGSGLFTSRTVDELLWGYDDPLLARIATLKDVETVFGLMYKKNGSHSGEFVYHTGEKNYMDYGHVETWKGQRQLDFWTSNQSNSINGSDGSAFHPFLDKNERIYIFTSDLCRSIYMEFEKDVEVKGIPAYRFTPPRSVLASKEENPANEGFCVTPKECLGTGLLKVSPCRKGAPVVASFPHFYLGEEKYVAAIEGMSPKREHHQTYLDLNPTTGVIVRANKRAQINILLSKIAGFPKTRSLNDTIFPVMFINETVVIDDASAARVHKLLLIVTLVSNFPLLIVGLGAIMLAIFIILLYRARKQKTSNEEDTSYSAVSDKEKEDPQNGTYIGLTAKSEPQE from the exons ATGGCCAGACGCTCCTGCACGCTTTATGCGGTCGGGGTGATATGCGGCACCCTGCTGTTGGTCGGGATTGGTTTAGTAGTGAGCCAAGTTTTCCGCACCTTCATGCACAACCGCCTCAAAAAG GAGATTGTTTTGGTAGAGGGAAGCCGTGTGTTTGAGTCATGGAAATCCCCTCCCCCACCTGTCTACATGGAGTACTTTTTCTTCAATGTGACCAATGTGAACGAGTTCCTCGAAAGGGGGGCCAAGCCAGTGGTCAAGCAGATTGGACCCTACACATACAG GGAGTACAGGACTAAGGACAACGTCAGCATGGTGGAAAATGGTGAGAAGGTGTCCGCATACAACACCAAGAGCTTTGTGTTCTTGAGGGAGAAGTCTGTGGGCGACCCAGCTGTGGATAACATCACCACTGTCAACATCCCTGCTTGG GCTGTGATGAACGAGTTGAAAGGGAGTTTCTGGAAGGCATCGATGGTGTCCGTCTGGATGAACTCTATTGGGAGTGGTCTGTTCACCTCTCGCACTGTAGATGAATTGCTGTGGGGTTATGATGATCCCTTGCTGGCCCGCATCGCTACCCTCAAAGATGTAGAGACGGTCTTTGGCCTCATGTACAAG AAAAATGGAAGTCACAGCGGGGAATTTGTATACCACACTGGGGAGAAGAACTACATGGATTATGGCCACGTTGAAACATGGAAAGGCCAAAG ACAGCTGGACTTCTGGACGTCTaaccaaagcaacagcatcaatGGATCCGATGGAAGTGCTTTCCACCCCTTTCTGGATAAAAATGAACGCATTTACATCTTCACCTCAGACCTCTGCAG GTCGATCTACATGGAGTTTGAGAAAGATGTGGAGGTGAAAGGAATCCCGGCGTACCGCTTCACTCCACCACGCTCTGTTTTGGCCAGCAAAGAGGAGAACCCCGCCAACGAGGGTTTCTGCGTCACCCCAAAGGAGTGCCTGGGAACCGGCCTCCTTAAAGTCAGTCCCTGTCGTAAAG GCGCCCCAGTAGTCGCATCCTTTCCTCATTTTTACCTGGGAGAGGAGAAATACGTGGCTGCCATCGAAGGAATGTCTCCTAAAAGAGAGCATCACCAAACGTACCTAGACCTCAACCCG ACCACTGGAGTGATTGTACGTGCAAACAAGAGGGCGCAGATTAACATCCTGCTTAGCAAAATCGCTGGATTCCC AAAAACTAGAAGCCTGAATGACACAATCTTTCCCGTCATGTTCATCAATGAG ACTGTGGTGATTGATGATGCGTCTGCGGCCCGAGTACACAAGCTGCTGCTGATCGTCACTCTGGTGTCCAACTTCCCGCTCCTCATCGTGGGACTGGGGGCCATCATGCTCGCAATTTTCATCATCCTCCTGTACAGAGCCCGCAAACAGAAG ACATCCAATGAAG